In a single window of the Acidobacteriota bacterium genome:
- a CDS encoding lactate racemase domain-containing protein, with amino-acid sequence MAFPKVVRVRQRFHSTRVEDIPDRVAREVGRLDLSGRLKPGDSVAITAGSRGVANIAAITRSLAEELKKRGARPFIVPAMGSHGGGTAEGQRGVLERYGITEVSMGVPVRATMETLPIGESPEGVPVVLDRNALEADHIAVVNRIKPHTDFDAEIESGLTKMLAIGLGKHQGAIRYHRANKRYGYYRVLTGVAEVVRRRCSILLGLGIVENGYDQTGAIEAMTSAELFEVEKRLLRVAKSWLARIPIDRGDLLLVDEMGKNVSGTGMDTNVIGRRASSGKPFAGAPRFSRIVVRDLTPESYGNAIGVGMADVVTRRLVDKIDTRPTYVNALTSTNLESVRIPVTVDSDREALETAISTSGAPSGEDCRMVWIRNTLKLDRFVASEALLDEVEANRDLQVLGCPGELGFDAQGNLKDLF; translated from the coding sequence ATGGCATTCCCCAAAGTGGTGCGGGTCAGGCAGCGATTCCATTCGACCCGGGTGGAGGACATTCCGGACAGGGTGGCTCGCGAGGTCGGCCGACTCGATCTGAGCGGCCGCCTGAAACCGGGGGACAGCGTGGCTATCACCGCCGGCAGCCGGGGCGTGGCCAATATCGCCGCCATTACCCGCAGCCTGGCGGAAGAGTTGAAGAAGCGGGGGGCGCGGCCCTTCATCGTTCCCGCCATGGGAAGTCACGGGGGCGGGACCGCCGAGGGACAGCGAGGCGTGCTGGAGCGCTACGGCATCACGGAGGTCTCCATGGGGGTTCCCGTCCGGGCCACCATGGAGACCCTTCCCATTGGAGAGAGCCCGGAAGGGGTCCCGGTGGTGCTGGACAGGAATGCGCTGGAAGCCGACCACATCGCCGTGGTCAACCGCATCAAGCCCCACACCGACTTCGACGCCGAGATCGAAAGCGGTCTGACCAAGATGCTGGCCATCGGCCTGGGAAAGCACCAGGGGGCCATCCGCTATCACCGGGCCAACAAGCGGTACGGCTACTACCGGGTATTGACCGGGGTGGCGGAGGTGGTGAGACGGCGCTGCAGCATTCTGCTGGGTTTGGGGATCGTGGAAAACGGCTACGATCAGACCGGGGCCATCGAGGCCATGACCTCGGCCGAGCTCTTCGAGGTCGAGAAGCGGCTGCTGAGGGTGGCCAAGTCCTGGCTGGCCCGCATCCCCATCGACCGGGGTGACCTGCTCCTGGTGGACGAGATGGGAAAGAACGTCAGTGGGACCGGCATGGATACCAACGTCATCGGCAGGCGGGCCAGCTCAGGGAAGCCCTTCGCCGGCGCTCCCCGCTTCTCGCGCATCGTGGTGCGGGACCTGACCCCGGAGTCCTACGGCAACGCCATCGGCGTGGGGATGGCCGATGTGGTGACCCGCCGGCTGGTGGACAAGATCGACACCCGGCCCACCTACGTGAATGCCCTCACCAGCACCAACCTGGAGAGCGTCCGCATTCCGGTGACGGTCGACTCCGACCGCGAGGCGCTGGAAACGGCCATCTCCACCAGCGGCGCCCCCAGCGGAGAAGACTGCCGCATGGTCTGGATCCGCAACACGCTGAAGCTGGACCGTTTCGTGGCTTCCGAAGCCCTGCTGGACGAAGTGGAGGCCAACCGGGACCTCCAGGTTCTGGGGTGCCCGGGAGAACTGGGTTTCGACGCGCAGGGCAATCTGAAAGACCTGTTCTGA